A genomic window from Silene latifolia isolate original U9 population chromosome Y, ASM4854445v1, whole genome shotgun sequence includes:
- the LOC141632103 gene encoding uncharacterized protein LOC141632103 — MARGRGRPPKSSIPSRSLSSTDHHDAALVCNSDLSSKTRTSPNHHASVNDLIVDAFNSSNSKVQSNPTILDSSIRVQPNSAISNNSAIIYENDSLIVSDTLVAATIVSVLFSAVPQVTETPLGPGVTPETGVFPDSGVYQNGKLGEMGGKKWLEVVKPKKPMGMSLFLHQECQKTGDIDIVLEDIQDELKLWQSTLMGHVIGIKPSFKQLTNFVDKHWGGFAKPIVQYFKKGWFSFRFSSETEMNNVLKVGPWKVNSCSLILKQWTPSFSTIMEKVSTIPIWVLFPDLDPYLWSSIVLSKMASRIGRLMFADVPTTCKGKLSFARVMVEADISSSLSETISCKRNQPKAKEVLPKVVVTKKVFKPITVPNPFLLGDNSATEGVQDTSKAVPKVSSKLSVAVRHSECSKKDKMEASQIALKRDLLSDSGIQPQIALENSFGPLTEENEGQVQLHLNTNGESGLNLLLLGGTSTTNGETSPSLNRQYVQQEADFAVLNPGIVSTPQVVVMHSGCNREHGMDETQITLKIVSPSALEHTTLGDTLPPDREMMLKRGFFLWDALYAISKTVDSWSILGDFNVVRNSTERIGNNPPSLEDMLAFNACLLNCGVDDLSGTGCEFTWTNKQEVEDRMWSKLNRALVNHAWLWNVKQQLKLMHKNNYSGIARRVKEAKGQLYHCQEALQHDALSPTLLQQEKDLLMAYIKLKNAEKISLQQKVKILHISQNDSSTKYFYSRIQERKSQQIVGQIRDRHGQGLDNVASAFIDYYENLLGSATDIVPLDVQFIQSGACLQDGDLEALIKPIENSEIKQALFEIGSDKSPGPDGFSSAFFKASWSQVGDDFCKSVQAFFKSGKMGKQANATLITLIPKKKKHSENIMLSQSLVKGYDRKYLTPRYLGLTLNTARNTTDMYGLLISKLQTKVQYWANKFLSYAGKA; from the exons ATGGCCCGTGGAAGAGGTCGGCCACCAAAATCAAGCATACCATCGCGTTCCTTAAGCTCTACCGATCATCATGATGCTGCTTTGGTATGCAATTCTGATCTTTCTTCGAAAACTCGCACTTCTCCAAATCACCATGCGAGTGTCAATGATCTCATTGTTGATGCTTTTAATTCTTCGAATAGTAAAG TTCAATCTAATCCTACAATCCTTGATTCTTCGATTAGAGTTCAACCTAATTCTGCTATTTCTAATAATTCTGCGATCATCTATGAAAATGATAGTTTGATTGTGTCTGATACTCTTGTGGCTGCAACTATTGTTTCTG TGCTATTTTCTGCTGTGCCACAAGTTACTGAGACACCTCTGGGTCCTGGTGTTACACCTGAAACTGGTGTCTTTCCTGATTCTGGAGTTTATCAGAATGgcaaattgggggaaatgggaggAAAGAAGTGGTTAGAGGTTGTTAAACCTAAAAAACCTATGGGTATGAGTCTATTTCTTCATCAGGAATGTCAGAAAACTGGTGATATAGATatagtcttagaggacatccaaGATGAACTCAAACTTTGGCAGTCTACCCTTATGGGACATGTGATTGGCATAAAACCTTCCTTCAAACAGCTGACTAATTTTGTTGATAAGCATTGGGGAGGTTTTGCTAAACCCATAGTTCAATACTTTAAAAAAGGGTGGTTCAGCTTCAGGTTTTCTTCTGAgactgaaatgaataatgttttgAAAGTTGGGCCATGGAAAGTGAACTCCTGCTCTCTTATTCTCAAGCAATGGACACCTTCTTTTTCCACTATTATGGAGAAGGTATCTACCATTCCCATTTGGGTGCTATTTCCAGATCTTGATCCTTATCTTTGGTCAAGCATTGTTCTAAGTAAAATGGCTAGTAGAATTGGAAGACTTATGTTTGCTGATGTCCCTACTACTTGCAAAGGGAAACTCTCCTTTGCTAGAGTCATGGTGGAGGCTGATATTTCTTCATCACTGTCAGAAACCAt ATCATGCAAAAGGAATCAGCCTAAAGCTAAGGAAGTCCTCCCTAAAGTAGTGGTTACCAAAAAGGTCTTCAAACCTATTACTGTCCCTAATCCTTTTCTGCTAGGTGATAATTCAGCAACAGAAGGAGTCCAGGATACTTCTAAGGCTGTTCCAAAGGTCTCCTCAAAACTCTCTGTGGCTGTAAGGCACTCAGAATGCAGCAAGAAGGATAAGATGGAAGCAtctcaaatagccttgaagagagaTCTTCTATCTGATTCAGGAATACAGCCTCAGATTGCCTTGGAGAATAGCTTTGGACCTCTAACAGAGGAAAATGAGGGGCAGGTACAACTACATCTTAACACTAATGGAGAGTCAGGATTGAACCTTCTATTGCTAGGTGGTACTTCAACAACTAATGGAGAGACTTCTCCCTCTTTAAACAGGCAGTATGTCCAACAAGAAGCAGATTTTGCTGTCTTAAACCCAGGGATTGTGTCCACTCCTCAAGTTGTTGTAATGCATTCAGGATGCAATAGAGAGCATGGGATGGACGAGACTCAAATAACCTTGAAGATAGTCTCCCCATCTGCTTTAGAGCATACTACACTAGGGGATACTTTGCCTCCTGATAGGG AAATGATGCTAAAGAGAGGATTTTTTTTATGGGATGCACTTTATGCTATTAGTAAGACTGTGGATAGTTGGAGTATATTaggtgattttaatgttgtaaGAAACTCTACTGAGAGGATTGGTAATAATCCCCCTTCTCTGGAAGACATGCTGGCTTTTAATGCATGTCTCCTGAACTGTGGAGTTGATGACCTCTCTGGTACTGGGTGTGAAtttacttggacaaataagcaAGAAGTGGAGGATAGAATGTGGTCTAAACTTAATAGAGCTCTAGTCAATCATGCTTGGCTTTGG AATGTTAAACAGCAGCTTAAACTAATGCATAAGAATAACTATAGTGGCATTGCTAGAAGAGTTAAGGAAGCTAAGGGCCAACTCTATCACTGTCAGGAAGCTCTCCAGCATGATGCTCTTTCTCCCACTCTTCTTCAGCAGGAGAAGGATTTATTGATGGCTTATATCAAACTCAAAAATGCTGAGAAGATTTCCCTCCAGCAGAAAGTCAAAATTCTCCATATTTCTCAAAATGACTCTTCAACCAAATACTTCTATTCCAGGATCCAGGAAAGGAAAAGCCAGCAAATTGTTGGCCAAATCAGAGATAGACATGGCCAGGGCCTGGATAATGTTGCCAGTGCTTTCATTGATTACTATGAAAACCTCCTTGGCTCTGCTACTGACATAGTTCCTCTGGATGTCCAATTTATTCAGTCTGGGGCATGTTTGCAGGATGGGGATTTGGAAGCACTTATTAAGCCTATTGAGAATTCTGAGATTAAGCAGGCCTTATTTGAGATTGGCTCTGACAAAAGCCCTGGCCCTGATGGTTTTTCTTCTGCTTTTTTTAAAGCTTCTTGGTCTCAAGTGGGAGATGATTTTTGCAAGAGTGTCCAAGCCTTCTTCAAAAGTGGGAAGATGGGTAAGCAAGCAAATGCCACTCTGATTACCTTAATTCCAAAGAAAAAA AAACATTCAGAAAATATTATGCTTTCACAGTCTTTGGTGAAAGGGTATGATAGAAAATATCTCACACCTAG GTACCTGGGACTGACTCTGAACACTGCTAGAAATACTACTGACATGTATGGACTCTTGATTAGTAAATTACAGACTAAAGTTCAGTATTGGGCTAATAAATTCCTCTCTTATGCTGGGAAAGCTTAG
- the LOC141632102 gene encoding protein FAR1-RELATED SEQUENCE 4-like has translation MSLMDRDVDIQSPSWTGTLNFNVLPWTDFETQSPCMVWTCTIHVHAWVGRVLFTSTMVRDFEFQSPLLDSFEEFGGNDVNYNRLFETDTCFASRDEAFEWAQKIAFDNGFALIKASNGAKNRKQPELLGSYFRCSRYGRTRKKIDPDIPEKPKKKGTPKCECLFRVRAVQNRANDINGKELIVWNILTSEKGGYHNHEVTKYKDGHRHFAGLNAEEKEFVRQQVRASIPPKDIKNGLHQRTPDKPQPTSTQIYSAVNKFRREVRGTRNTARQMLAVAVASNYVEWHKTDPETEELTHVFMAHPEAVKLFRAYPHVVLIDSTYKTNKYKIALVEVVGVTPCGSSFLIATVLLPSESEDDYGWMLLRLGELLSCTGSSISAFVTDREMGLIGALESLHPSTPHLLCRWHINRAMEKQALSKPNLMCYKDMILHDQKRLVPRDQCIHH, from the exons ATGTCCCTCATGGACAGGGACGTGGACATTCAAAGTCCGTCATGGACAGGGACTTTGAATTTCAACGTCCTACCATGGACAGACTTTGAAACTCAAAGTCCATGCATGGTTTGGACGTGTACTATTCACGTCCATGCATGGGTGGGACGTGTACTATTCACGTCTACCATGGTGAGGGACTTTGAGTTTCAAAGTCCGCTCCTG GATTCATTTGAGGAATTTGGTGGAAACGATGTTAATTACAACCGCCTATTTGAGACGGATACATGTTTTGCGAGTCGGGATGAAGCGTTTGAGTGGGCTCAAAAAATAGCTTTTGATAACGGGTTTGCTTTAATAAAAGCATCAAATGGGGCCAAAAATCGTAAACAACCCGAGTTGCTAGGCTCTTACTTTCGTTGTTCAAGGTACGGCCGAACTAGAAAAAAGATCGATCCCGATATTCCCGAGAAGCCTAAGAAGAAAGGGACACCTAAGTGTGAGTGTTTGTTTCGGGTTCGAGCTGTTCAGAACCGGGCTAATGATATAAATGGAAAGGAGTTGATTGTTTGGAACATTTTGACCTCAGAGAAAGGTGGATATCACAACCACGAAGTAACAAAGTACAAAGACGGTCATAGGCATTTTGCTGGTTTGAATGCCGAAGAGAAAGAGTTCGTGAGGCAACAAGTCCGGGCGTCGATTCCCCCGAAAGATATTAAAAATGGTCTTCATCAAAGAACTCCCGATAAACCCCAACCTACAAGCACCCAAATTTATAGTGCGGTTAACAAGTTTCGGCGTGAAGTTAGAGGAACACGCAATACCGCTCGACAAATGTTGGCTGTAGCCGTTGCTTCTAATTATGTGGAATGGCACAAAACAGATCCCGAGACAGAGGAGCTTACTCATGTTTTTATGGCTCATCCGGAAGCGGTTAAACTGTTCCGTGCTTATCCACATGTGGTTCTTATTGACTCGACATACAAGACAAATAAATACAAAATTGCTCTTGTTGAGGTTGTTGGTGTAACACCGTGTGGTTCTTCCTTCTTAATTGCTACGGTGCTCCTTCCGTCAGAGTCGGAAGACGATTATGGGTGGATGTTGTTGAGATTAGGGGAGCTACTAAGTTGTACGGGTTCATCTATTTCTGCCTTTGTCACTGATCGGGAGATGGGTTTGATCGGCGCTCTTGAGTCCCTTCATCCGAGTACTCCTCACCTTTTGTGTCGTTGGCACATTAACCGTGCTATGGAGAAACAAGCGCTCTCAAAGCCGAATTTGATGTGCTACAAAGATATGATTTTGCACGATCAAAAGCGGTTGGTACCGCGTGATCAATGCATCCACCATTGA